One stretch of Malus domestica chromosome 14, GDT2T_hap1 DNA includes these proteins:
- the LOC114820843 gene encoding uncharacterized protein, whose product MSKDSEKKFHSIMDKLFFAPKSAPSSDSSSSGVQTSRGKKRANPSSALALVEPKSRGDRMGVSRHFSAPAVAAHAPLCRPWDRGDLMRRVATFKSMTWFAKPKVVSALNCARRGWINVDADILVCESCGARLLFSTPSSWNQQQVEKAALVFSLRLDNGHKILCPWIDNACDETLAEFPPMPPPVLVDKFRERCYALLELSVLPVISSSAIEYMKSPQLEQFLGQSSMFYGNGSGDISRTEHSVNEDSADSAKLYYQAQKLISLCGWEPRLLPYVVDSENRQNYSATNRQNLGINVHSASNDELMKSHNTSIQSEHNSVVLDCKLCGASVGLWAFSTVPRPVECFRLVGFAEVNSESRSGTHDSNTESHCDSRIDILNAGVDGATLSKDRFSNLNLTIAGGPPPTNQNFKAKILLPVIGRNLRARISYDTELRDCLSVGQEGMQSDSQMEKEEDHYRENAGHGGLENSEVSGPGTPDADITHLNGEIDKSDSLVMVSSKGDLLHSGTIVEHSEEHESPSVPSSFEANADLSSSRNDPQPTSNQEASEGIVQIPANNELVACSSGKDLKHVVPDGRMEFDPIRQHRYFCPWIASTVNGAPGWKQTLSALQRQEGGSPSSTSIIKVDDPITSIRNLFMSPSPKRMKPTVLTTRSSDQ is encoded by the exons atgtcgaAAGATTCAGAGAAAAAGTTCCACTCGATCATGGACAAGCTATTTTTCGCTCCCAAATCTGCGCCTAGCTCCGATTCCAG TTCATCTGGTGTACAAACTTCGAGAGGCAAAAAGCGAGCAAATCCCTCATCCGCATTGGCACTAGTAGAACCGAAATCGAGAGGCGATAGAATGGGGGTCTCCCGGCATTTTTCAGCTCCGGCTGTGGCGGCTCATGCTCCGCTGTGTAGGCCGTGGGACCGTGGGGATCTTATGAGGAGGGTAGCTACATTCAAGTCCATGACTTGGTTTGCCAAGCCTAAG GTGGTGAGTGCTTTAAATTGTGCCAGAAGAGGCTGGATCAACGTGGATGCAGATATATTAGTGTGTGAATCGTGCGGGGCACGCCTCTTATTTTCTACTCCTTCGTCTTGGAATCAGCAGCAAG TTGAGAAGGCAGCTTTGGTGTTTAGTTTAAGGCTCGACAATGGGCATAAGATACTCTGTCCATGGATTGACAACGCATGTGATGAAACACTGGCAGAGTTTCCACCTATGCCACCTCCAGTTTTAGTTGATAAGTTTAGAGAACGCTGCTATGCTCTTTTAGAACTCTCAGTTCTCCCTGTGATTTCTTCTTCAGCCATTGAGTACATGAAGAGCCCTCAGCTAGAGCAATTTCTTGGACAGTCTTCAATGTTTTATGGCAATGGGTCTGGAGACATTTCTAGAACAGAACATTCTGTCAATGAAGACAGTGCAGATTCTGCCAAGTTATATTATCAG gCACAAAAGCTCATAAGTTTATGCGGCTGGGAACCTCGTTTACTACCTTATGTTGTTGACTCTGAGAACAGACAGAATTATTCAGCTACCAACAGACAGAATCTGGGCATCAATGTGCACTCTGCTAGTAATGATGAACTTATGAAGTCACACAATACCAGTATACAGTCTGAACACAATTCTGTTGTTTTAGACTGCAAGCTTTGTGGAGCCAGTGTTGGATTATGGGCATTCTCTACCGTTCCACGGCCTGTGGAATGTTTCAGATTAGTTGGATTTGCAGAAGTAAACTCTGAAAGTCGTTCTGGAACCCATGATTCAAACACTGAAAGTCACTGCGACAGTAGGATAGATATTTTAAATGCTGGCGTAGATGGTGCAACATTGTCAAAGGACAGATtctcaaatttaaatttgacaatTGCAGGGGGTCCTCCACCTACAAATCAGAATTTCAAAGCAAAAATCTTGTTGCCTGTTATTGGTCGGAATTTAAGGGCTCGGATTTCATATGATACTGAATTGAGAGATTGTTTGTCTGTTGGCCAGGAAGGTATGCAATCTGATTCCCAGATGGAGAAAGAGGAAGATCACTACCGAGAAAATGCAGGGCATGGTGGACTGGAGAATTCAGAAGTGAGTGGCCCTGGAACCCCTGATGCGGACATCACACATTTAAATGGTGAAATCGACAAAAGTGACTCACTTGTGATGGTTTCTAGCAAGGGAGACTTGTTACATTCAGGAACCATTGTAGAGCACAGCGAAGAACATGAGTCTCCTAGTGTTCCATCTAGCTTTGAAGCCAATGCAGATCTTAGCAGCTCCAGAAATGATCCCCAACCcacctcaaaccaggaggctaGTGAAGGCATAGTGCAGATTCCTGCAAACAATGAACTTGTGGCCTGCAGTAGTG GGAAGGACCTAAAGCATGTAGTGCCTGATGGCAGGATGGAGTTTGATCCTATCAGGCAGCACAGATATTTCTGCCCTTGGATTGCATCAACGGTTAATGGGGCACCTGGATGGAAGCAAACACTATCTGCATTACAACGTCAGGAAGGTGGCTCTCCTTCATCCACATCCATAATTAAG GTTGATGACCCTATCACTTCAATTAGAAATCTCTTCATGTCTCCATCTCCGAAAAGAATGAAGCCAACTGTTTTAACAACTCGAAGTTCGGATCAATAG
- the LOC114820844 gene encoding peptidyl-prolyl cis-trans isomerase CYP26-2, chloroplastic: MLPSPKFLQASRTSTQCLHLPTPSPPPPPPIPQLQGVSTSSSFPSIKQCCKLSRRELAIRSNSLLLLLLGSQSVEGLLPSKARAENLEDTNNNEQAAETSNPSASATCIDRSPTKRAFLDISIDGEPVGRIIIGLHEDDAPVGAARFGSLVSGAAGTSYRRKEFVKIMPSYVQHGGVRSFGVDAELAKKTGSNLEVDSLNEEWERLNEKCPGIKNKAGTVSIIVRDPLKPPPKIKLVARKGKLEIDQEEVGTGPNGTEFVITTKDSPELDASALVVGTVLEGKEVVERLGQVKTVQENTSSPYFRVAKLIGDKRAVVAERGFNRPYAKVIVTNCGLIM; the protein is encoded by the exons ATGTTACCAAGCCCGAAATTCTTGCAAGCGTCCAGGACCTCCACTCAATGCCTTCATCTTCCAACGCCATCACCGCCGCCTCCGCCGCCCATTCCACAACTCCAAGGCGTATCCACTTCCTCATCTTTTCCTTCCATCAAACAATGCTGCAAATTATCGCGCAGAGAGCTCGCGATTCGAAGCAATTCTCTGTTACTTCTCCTCCTCGGCTCGCAGAGTGTAGAGGGTTTGTTGCCGTCTAAAGCACGAGCCGAGAACTTGGAAGACACCAATAACAACGAACAAGCAGCAGAAACTTCAAACCCTTCTGCGAGTGCCACTTGCATTGATAGAAGCCCGACAAAGCGTGCATTTCTCGATATATCCATCGACGGAGAGCCTGTTGGTCGGATTATAATTGGGCTACATGAAGACGATGCTCCGGTTGGCGCTGCTAGATTCGGTAGTCTTGTCAGTGGAGCTGCTGGCACTAGCTACCGGAGGAAAGAGTTCGTTAAGATTATGCCCAGCTATGTTCAGCACGGCGGAGTGAGATCTTTCGGTGTAGACGCTGAGCTCGCAAAGAAGACAGGAAGCAATTTGGAAGTTGATAGTCTCAATGAAGAGTGGGAGAGATTGAACGAAAAGTGTCCGGGCATCAAGAACAAGGCCGGAACTGTGAGCATTATCGTGAGAGATCCGTTGAAACCACCACCGAAGATAAAGCTAGTTGCGCGGAAAGGGAAGCTGGAGATTGATCAGGAGGAGGTTGGGACAGGCCCGAATGGAACGGAGTTCGTGATCACTACAAAGGATTCGCCTGAGCTCGATGCTTCAGCTTTGGTGGTCGGAACAGTCTTAGAAGGTAAGGAGGTCGTGGAGAGGCTGGGACAGGTAAAAACCGTGCAGGAGAACACTAGTTCACCGTATTTCAG GGTGGCCAAGCTGATCGGAGATAAGAGAGCTGTTGTGGCAGAAAGAGGATTCAACCGGCCTTACGCGAAGGTGATTGTCACAAACTGCGGCTTGATAATGTAA